From a region of the Pseudanabaena sp. ABRG5-3 genome:
- a CDS encoding DUF433 domain-containing protein — translation MKNYRDHIRISPNIRSGKPCIVNTRIAVSDVFDYLGGGMSVEEVLDDFPDLTIADIQACFAFAADRDRRLTVLPYEVAV, via the coding sequence ATGAAAAACTATCGCGATCACATACGCATCAGTCCAAATATTCGCAGTGGTAAACCCTGTATAGTTAATACGCGCATTGCTGTATCAGATGTGTTTGACTATCTGGGCGGTGGAATGAGTGTTGAAGAAGTATTAGATGATTTTCCTGATTTAACCATTGCGGATATACAGGCTTGTTTTGCCTTTGCAGCCGATCGCGATCGCCGTTTAACAGTGCTTCCCTATGAAGTTGCTGTTTGA
- a CDS encoding Uma2 family endonuclease: MISATLSHSLSPTEYLEWEVTQEGRYEYEYGEVIKVTGGKLENNEIALNLIVLLRSHLRGRGCRILGGDAKVMTIPSNVYYFPDVVVSCDSRDRNAREFLQYPCLIAEVLSPATESRDRGIKLRNYLKIDSLQEYMLINSDSPSIEFYRRSDRAEVWEYLTINISDLTVNDLEVQLTSIDLNLPLSLIYENVDFEQA; the protein is encoded by the coding sequence ATGATTTCTGCTACTTTATCGCATAGCCTATCACCTACAGAATATCTAGAGTGGGAAGTAACACAAGAAGGTAGATATGAGTATGAGTATGGAGAGGTTATCAAGGTGACAGGTGGAAAGCTTGAAAATAATGAAATTGCTCTTAATTTAATTGTATTGCTCCGAAGTCATTTACGGGGTAGAGGTTGTCGTATCCTTGGTGGTGATGCGAAAGTAATGACCATTCCGAGTAATGTTTATTACTTTCCTGATGTGGTTGTTAGTTGCGATTCTCGCGATCGCAATGCTAGGGAGTTTTTACAATATCCTTGTTTAATTGCTGAAGTCTTATCCCCTGCTACAGAAAGTCGCGATCGTGGGATTAAATTACGTAATTATCTCAAAATTGACTCATTACAAGAATATATGCTCATCAATTCAGATTCTCCGAGCATTGAGTTCTATCGTCGCAGCGATCGCGCAGAGGTTTGGGAATATCTAACAATCAATATTTCTGATTTAACCGTTAACGATCTCGAAGTTCAACTAACTAGCATTGATCTTAATCTTCCACTGTCGCTCATCTATGAAAATGTTGATTTTGAGCAAGCCTAA
- a CDS encoding M48 family metallopeptidase: MPRYTGISSEAFRHPLDRQAEQALRSVPGFDLVAGKFVEFMYERPQTIYHIGNSIQVSHRQYATIHRIFRECVADLDVQPEPVLFVSQNPVANSYALGKDHPYIVINSGLLDLLTEEEIRSVLAHELGHIKCGHTTLIQMAMWVMSIVSTLSEMTFGLGGLVSSGLIYAFFEWRRKAELSSDRAALLVTDELDTVLSTMMKLSGGSSAFAHELSLPEFIRQSEAYQELDKDNLNQIYKFMLYNGFGAGSMLSHPFPVERVHYIREWADSEDYRNLKSGNYKRGDTTGAVDVSQSPKEDKKDETEAERLKRQIDELQAEINRLKR, from the coding sequence ATGCCACGTTATACAGGAATTTCTAGCGAAGCATTTCGGCATCCCCTTGATCGCCAAGCCGAACAAGCCCTCCGCAGTGTGCCGGGGTTCGACCTAGTAGCAGGTAAATTTGTCGAGTTCATGTATGAGCGTCCACAGACGATTTACCACATTGGCAATAGTATTCAAGTTAGTCATCGGCAATATGCCACTATTCATCGCATTTTTAGAGAATGCGTCGCTGACCTTGATGTTCAACCAGAGCCAGTTCTCTTTGTTTCCCAAAATCCTGTGGCTAATAGTTATGCCCTCGGCAAGGATCATCCCTACATTGTGATTAATTCAGGATTGCTCGATCTGTTAACTGAAGAAGAAATTCGGTCTGTGCTTGCCCACGAACTGGGGCATATCAAATGTGGTCACACTACGCTAATTCAGATGGCAATGTGGGTGATGAGCATTGTTTCAACCCTGAGTGAGATGACTTTTGGTTTGGGGGGCTTGGTCAGCAGTGGTTTAATTTACGCCTTTTTTGAATGGCGACGTAAGGCAGAACTATCAAGCGATCGCGCTGCATTATTAGTTACCGATGAATTGGATACAGTTCTGTCCACAATGATGAAGCTATCGGGTGGAAGTTCTGCTTTTGCCCATGAATTGAGCTTGCCCGAATTTATTCGTCAATCCGAAGCCTATCAAGAACTAGATAAAGACAATCTCAATCAGATCTATAAGTTCATGCTCTACAACGGTTTTGGGGCTGGCTCGATGCTTAGTCATCCATTCCCTGTAGAGAGGGTTCACTATATCCGTGAGTGGGCAGATTCGGAAGATTATCGTAATCTTAAGTCTGGCAACTACAAGCGTGGTGATACGACTGGTGCAGTCGATGTTTCACAATCTCCGAAGGAAGATAAGAAGGATGAAACTGAAGCTGAACGTCTAAAGCGCCAAATCGATGAACTCCAAGCTGAAATCAATCGCCTCAAGCGTTAG
- a CDS encoding DUF1648 domain-containing protein has translation MKLPLYIVLFLFGLAIAQSVYFYPLLPDIVGSHFDVAGKVNGTSSKLGYFIIYFVSLAITSSFTVLLPLVFKYLPTSVINLPHREYWLSGDRREESLQFLNVHFSWFGVATMLLMVIIFHLTFIANLSPIKELSLPAPWVLFAAFVIFTIWWTVVLVLRFPKPL, from the coding sequence ATGAAACTACCGTTGTATATCGTTCTGTTTTTGTTTGGTTTAGCGATCGCGCAAAGTGTCTACTTCTATCCATTACTGCCAGATATTGTCGGTTCACACTTTGATGTAGCAGGTAAAGTTAATGGCACATCATCAAAGCTCGGTTACTTTATTATCTATTTTGTATCCTTGGCAATCACTAGTTCTTTTACGGTATTACTGCCCTTAGTTTTTAAATATTTACCAACTTCTGTAATTAATTTGCCCCATCGCGAATATTGGCTATCAGGCGATCGCCGAGAAGAGTCCTTGCAATTTCTCAATGTGCATTTTTCTTGGTTTGGCGTTGCCACGATGCTATTAATGGTGATCATCTTTCATTTGACATTTATCGCCAATCTCAGTCCAATCAAAGAACTCAGCCTCCCTGCACCTTGGGTTTTGTTCGCTGCCTTTGTCATATTTACGATCTGGTGGACTGTAGTACTAGTACTCCGCTTTCCGAAACCTTTATAA
- a CDS encoding 3-deoxy-7-phosphoheptulonate synthase, whose translation MSGHGISVLDENLDQIKTSDLHVVETCPLLAPVEIKTELPITPAIAKVVCNARARIRNILNGSDRRLLVVVGPCSIHDVKAAKEYAEKLAKFRDEVSDALEIVMRVYFEKPRTTIGWKGLINDPHLNGTFDINYGLRMARQLLLDVAKLGLPSATELLDPIVPQYLADLISWTAIGARTTESQTHREMSSGLSMPVGFKNGTDGSIDVAINAMLSARQPHRFLGVSNEGRSSIVTTTGNPDGHIVLRGGKQGPNYDKAHVEAIANRLSDRNLLPYMMVDCSHDNSGQDYKNQPIVLQDIAEQVRNGSEYIVGVMIESHLNRGKQPLKDLAKLEYGKSITDGCINFETTVEILSDLASAVRSGRF comes from the coding sequence ATGTCTGGTCACGGAATATCAGTATTAGATGAAAATTTAGACCAAATTAAAACTAGTGATCTGCATGTGGTCGAAACCTGTCCACTGCTAGCACCTGTGGAAATCAAAACCGAATTGCCAATTACCCCCGCGATCGCCAAGGTAGTTTGCAATGCTAGAGCTAGAATTCGCAATATTTTAAATGGTAGCGATCGCCGTTTGTTAGTGGTGGTTGGACCCTGCTCAATTCATGATGTTAAGGCGGCTAAGGAATATGCCGAAAAATTAGCAAAATTCCGCGATGAGGTCAGCGATGCCCTCGAAATTGTGATGCGTGTCTATTTTGAAAAACCTCGCACCACTATCGGTTGGAAAGGTTTAATCAATGACCCACATCTTAATGGGACATTTGATATTAACTATGGTCTCCGCATGGCGCGGCAGTTACTTCTAGACGTAGCGAAATTGGGCTTGCCTAGTGCCACCGAATTGCTCGATCCGATTGTGCCGCAGTACCTTGCTGATCTGATCTCTTGGACAGCGATCGGTGCGCGTACTACCGAAAGCCAAACCCATCGCGAAATGTCATCAGGGCTATCGATGCCCGTTGGTTTCAAAAATGGGACTGATGGCAGCATCGATGTTGCCATTAATGCGATGCTTTCGGCACGTCAGCCCCACCGTTTTCTCGGTGTCAGCAATGAGGGCAGATCGAGCATTGTCACCACGACTGGCAATCCCGATGGGCATATTGTATTGCGCGGTGGTAAGCAAGGTCCTAACTATGACAAGGCGCATGTGGAGGCGATCGCCAATCGTCTCAGCGATCGCAATCTATTACCCTACATGATGGTCGATTGCAGTCACGACAATAGCGGTCAAGATTACAAAAATCAGCCGATTGTGTTGCAAGACATCGCTGAGCAGGTGCGGAATGGCTCGGAGTACATTGTGGGCGTGATGATCGAAAGCCATCTCAATCGTGGTAAACAACCTTTGAAAGATTTGGCTAAGTTGGAATACGGTAAGAGCATTACAGACGGCTGTATCAATTTTGAGACAACCGTTGAGATCTTAAGCGATCTTGCTAGTGCCGTTAGATCTGGTCGTTTCTAA
- a CDS encoding TrkH family potassium uptake protein, producing MNPARTICLGFFAVISLGAFLLMLPISSSSGTWTDPITALFTATSAVCVTGLSVVDVGKFYSFWGQLFLTLLVQVGGLGYMTATSILMLLIGRRFSLRDKITLQQSLDTRGIRGGLQLVKSIIAVTILFELTGVFAMLPIFSQQMSFTESLWQSIFMSINAFNNAGFSLFTDNLMGYVKTPMLSIIIGLLIIFGGIGYQVILEGYLWLRTKFSRSRDYISLSLTFCVATSTTIALLLFGTIAIWFTEFQNNDTLGNLSLFDQIVAAWFQSVSTRTAGFNTIDNGKMTITAMFISIALMFIGASPGSTGGGIKTTTARILASCTGAALQGRDQVNLYKLQVPNGLILKAVGVAVGSLFTVICSTGLLSITDRNMSFISILFEATSAFGTVGLSTGITGSLSTAGRLVIIATMYIGRVGILLLMAAIFTDTKPSLIKYPQESMLVG from the coding sequence GTGAATCCTGCTAGAACAATTTGTCTTGGCTTTTTTGCTGTCATATCCCTAGGTGCATTTTTATTAATGCTGCCCATATCCTCTAGTAGTGGCACATGGACAGATCCCATCACCGCTTTATTTACCGCCACCTCGGCTGTATGCGTCACAGGACTTTCGGTCGTCGATGTCGGCAAATTTTATTCCTTCTGGGGACAGCTATTTCTCACCCTACTAGTCCAAGTAGGTGGATTAGGATATATGACTGCCACCTCGATTTTGATGTTACTCATTGGTCGCAGATTTAGCCTTCGCGACAAAATCACCTTGCAGCAGTCCCTAGACACTCGCGGCATTCGCGGCGGTCTGCAACTAGTGAAATCGATTATTGCCGTGACTATTCTCTTTGAACTAACAGGAGTATTTGCAATGCTCCCCATTTTTAGTCAACAGATGAGCTTCACCGAAAGTCTTTGGCAATCAATTTTTATGAGCATTAATGCTTTTAATAACGCTGGATTTAGCCTATTTACCGATAACTTAATGGGCTATGTCAAAACCCCAATGCTAAGCATCATTATTGGTCTATTGATCATCTTTGGTGGCATCGGCTATCAAGTCATCTTAGAAGGTTATCTATGGCTAAGGACAAAATTTTCGCGCAGTCGTGATTACATATCCTTAAGCTTGACCTTTTGCGTAGCTACTAGCACGACGATCGCTCTGTTGTTATTTGGCACGATCGCGATTTGGTTCACGGAATTCCAGAACAATGACACCCTTGGCAATTTGTCTCTATTTGATCAAATTGTGGCGGCATGGTTTCAGTCCGTTAGTACCCGTACCGCAGGATTTAACACCATTGATAATGGCAAAATGACTATAACTGCGATGTTTATCTCGATCGCCTTGATGTTCATTGGTGCTAGCCCCGGAAGTACAGGTGGTGGCATCAAGACCACTACTGCTCGCATCTTAGCAAGCTGCACAGGAGCAGCTTTACAAGGTCGCGATCAGGTGAATCTCTATAAACTCCAAGTACCCAATGGATTGATTTTAAAAGCTGTAGGGGTAGCAGTGGGTTCTCTATTTACGGTGATCTGCTCCACAGGCTTGTTGTCCATTACCGATCGCAATATGAGTTTTATCAGTATCCTATTTGAGGCAACTTCAGCCTTCGGCACAGTAGGTCTATCTACAGGGATCACAGGCTCATTATCCACCGCAGGACGATTAGTGATTATTGCCACTATGTATATCGGACGAGTAGGAATACTACTGCTGATGGCAGCAATATTTACCGATACCAAACCTAGTTTGATTAAATATCCTCAAGAATCAATGCTCGTTGGATAA
- a CDS encoding potassium channel family protein, with product MDISSLSFFRSLRDENKQFAVIGLGRFGRSVCSTLDRLGYEVLAADKDEESVNYVRANNLAAHCLQLDSTNPLALKESGILEIDTVIVAIGNFLEESIVTTLNVKEAGVKHVVAKASSEIHGTLLTKVGADLVVYPEAEMGRALARSLTQRGILERFELDPDNSIVEVMVPEEFDGKTILELKLRGHYGVNVIAVSQDQKFEINPDPNQKLVKGSAIVVIGSNKNISRLPISCDLFNSDGSAVTTQLPLHQSSEVKLK from the coding sequence GTGGATATCTCTTCTTTAAGCTTTTTTCGCAGTCTCCGTGATGAAAACAAGCAATTTGCGGTCATTGGCTTAGGGCGTTTTGGTCGCTCCGTATGTTCCACCCTCGATCGCTTAGGATACGAAGTCTTAGCAGCAGATAAAGATGAAGAAAGCGTTAATTATGTAAGAGCAAACAACCTTGCAGCCCATTGCCTGCAACTAGATTCCACCAATCCCCTCGCCCTCAAAGAATCAGGTATTCTTGAAATTGATACCGTAATTGTGGCGATCGGTAACTTTTTAGAGGAGAGCATTGTCACTACATTAAATGTCAAAGAAGCAGGTGTTAAGCATGTTGTGGCAAAGGCTTCCTCAGAGATTCATGGCACATTGCTTACCAAGGTTGGTGCAGATTTAGTTGTTTATCCCGAAGCAGAAATGGGTCGAGCCTTGGCGCGATCGCTAACCCAGCGTGGCATTTTAGAACGCTTTGAACTAGATCCCGACAATAGCATTGTGGAAGTAATGGTTCCTGAAGAGTTTGATGGCAAAACCATCCTAGAACTCAAGCTGCGTGGTCACTATGGCGTAAACGTGATTGCAGTCAGCCAAGATCAAAAGTTTGAAATTAACCCTGATCCTAACCAAAAGTTAGTGAAAGGCTCAGCGATCGTTGTCATCGGCAGTAATAAAAATATTAGTCGTCTACCCATTTCCTGCGACCTATTTAATTCCGATGGTAGTGCAGTCACAACGCAGTTGCCCCTACATCAATCTTCAGAGGTAAAACTCAAATAG
- a CDS encoding FecR domain-containing protein codes for MLQNRKKFRAINLAFVTILGLLLDLSEIALISPDVKKAQAQGGIQVRTDQWLQVEQVSGNVTYRNLYNYTNRAARVGDRLQVASDEISTGANSSAVLSVDTAVGSIYIAENTTLRINSFRVAADNGRITNLVVPRGKARLQIRKFTNRGSQLNIQTPAGISGVRGTKYIVIARSNGNMIVTTLEGSVATTAQKRTEIVNGGFENLTVVGEPPSPAVPIKNEASFSYVINRQASGSGRSILFIGYTNPFNTVKVDGRDQPLDRNGNFSIQFPAPSNLKVNVKVETPQGKVQVYEIPIL; via the coding sequence ATGCTTCAAAATCGCAAAAAGTTTAGAGCGATCAACCTTGCTTTCGTTACTATTTTGGGTCTGCTACTTGATCTATCAGAGATTGCTTTAATATCTCCAGATGTGAAAAAAGCTCAGGCGCAGGGGGGCATTCAAGTACGAACGGATCAATGGCTACAGGTTGAACAAGTCTCAGGCAATGTCACCTATCGCAATTTGTACAACTATACAAACCGTGCAGCCCGAGTTGGCGATCGCTTGCAGGTAGCCAGTGACGAAATTTCCACAGGTGCAAATAGTTCCGCAGTTTTAAGTGTAGATACAGCCGTAGGTTCGATCTATATCGCTGAAAATACCACTCTGCGGATTAATTCTTTTCGAGTTGCCGCCGATAATGGTCGCATCACTAATTTGGTTGTCCCCCGTGGCAAGGCAAGACTCCAAATTCGTAAATTTACCAACCGTGGCTCTCAGCTTAATATTCAAACACCTGCGGGTATCAGTGGAGTGCGGGGAACGAAGTATATTGTGATTGCTAGGTCTAACGGTAACATGATAGTTACTACCCTCGAAGGCAGCGTTGCAACTACTGCTCAAAAGCGAACAGAAATAGTCAATGGTGGGTTTGAAAATTTGACAGTTGTGGGAGAACCGCCATCTCCTGCTGTACCAATTAAGAATGAGGCCAGTTTCAGCTATGTAATCAACAGGCAGGCTTCAGGCTCTGGACGTTCTATTTTATTCATAGGCTACACTAATCCTTTCAATACAGTTAAAGTAGATGGACGCGATCAACCTTTAGATCGTAATGGTAATTTTTCTATCCAATTTCCAGCACCTTCAAATCTCAAAGTGAATGTCAAGGTGGAAACCCCTCAGGGAAAAGTACAAGTCTATGAGATTCCAATTCTCTGA
- a CDS encoding EAL domain-containing protein, with translation MRFQFSEFISQLWANRHIGRRRSRLINLIWRALPTLFAIVIILPIVHFGILQPIEFWAYNSFSNWRGDRPWDDRVVIVAIDDTSISKIGRFPWNRDLYREFLQKLSRTEVNVIGFDILWSESSPADKALAEAIEQYQRVVLAMAWDKSGQVLLPTKDLGNAGVAFGHILKREDADGIVRQVDLQVQDIPSLGVAMLQTYALTTAAISPLPDLSQPLWINWTKHSQNMPQLSFVDVIDGKIPESSFRNKIVLVGVTASGIDSLSTPLDRNPPASGVHLHAMVIQNLLQRNSLTIAKTQDLWSIALLVSLSISLLLPRRILGLGCISAFSIAGLWFAIAFLAFSFNYWMAIAMPILLFLFTGGAISLQERWQIQQSLKIADAQILYDATHDRLTGLFNRAFIEDRLNDLLNPQDLSPKNLSQSINNFSLLIAVLWINLDRFKNINDIFGHPIGNLLLVEVGKCLRSCVPITASIARFGGAEFVILLENVANEQSVLNIADRIQKRLQETFLVQGNEIAIAANIGIKFHHIDHFTEQIDAQNTSELVSPETILRDADTAMYYAKKLGNSYSKVFEVAMRERVLERLQLEKDLRQAVAIAQDPHNQDPHNQDHQEFLIYYQPIVSLRSMQIVGLEALIRWRHPQRGLISPTYFIPLAEETGLIIPIGDWIMRHACYQLKSWHQRFAKAKDITISVNLSPKQLAQDDVLEKCLNVLQQTDLEPKYLKIELTESSIMENPNFAVSILRKMQEAGINIYIDDFGTGYSSLAYLHKFPFDGLKIDRSFVNNIHADNNGTEIIQAIIALAQSVNAHIVAEGIESLDQLNYLQDLLSEEGDGQGFFLFRPIDRLGIEALLETE, from the coding sequence ATGAGATTCCAATTCTCTGAGTTTATTTCGCAACTATGGGCAAACCGTCACATCGGGCGAAGGCGATCGCGTTTAATTAACTTAATCTGGAGAGCCTTACCCACCCTATTTGCGATCGTCATCATTCTTCCCATTGTGCATTTTGGGATACTCCAGCCAATCGAATTCTGGGCTTACAACAGTTTTAGCAATTGGCGGGGGGATCGCCCTTGGGATGATCGGGTTGTGATCGTTGCCATTGACGATACGAGTATCAGTAAAATCGGTAGATTTCCTTGGAACCGCGATCTTTATAGGGAGTTTTTGCAAAAACTTAGCCGTACCGAAGTAAATGTAATTGGCTTTGATATTCTATGGTCTGAGTCGAGTCCCGCCGATAAAGCATTAGCAGAAGCCATAGAACAGTATCAACGGGTCGTATTAGCTATGGCTTGGGATAAGTCTGGACAAGTCCTCTTACCAACTAAAGATCTGGGTAATGCTGGTGTGGCGTTCGGGCATATTCTCAAACGCGAAGATGCAGATGGGATCGTCCGTCAAGTGGATTTACAAGTTCAGGATATCCCATCTCTAGGGGTAGCCATGCTCCAGACCTATGCCCTAACTACTGCGGCAATATCACCATTACCCGATTTGAGTCAGCCTCTATGGATTAACTGGACAAAACACAGTCAAAATATGCCGCAGCTATCATTTGTTGATGTCATTGATGGCAAAATTCCTGAATCTTCCTTTCGCAACAAAATAGTCCTAGTCGGTGTCACCGCATCGGGAATCGATAGCTTATCAACTCCCCTTGATCGCAATCCGCCAGCGAGTGGAGTCCATTTACATGCGATGGTAATCCAAAATCTACTGCAACGAAATTCGCTGACGATCGCTAAGACTCAAGATCTGTGGAGTATCGCTCTGTTGGTGAGTCTATCGATCAGTTTACTCTTGCCAAGACGCATCCTTGGGTTAGGCTGCATTAGTGCCTTTAGCATAGCTGGACTATGGTTTGCGATCGCTTTTCTTGCCTTTAGCTTTAACTATTGGATGGCGATCGCCATGCCAATTTTGTTATTTCTATTTACAGGTGGGGCAATCAGCCTTCAAGAGCGTTGGCAAATTCAGCAATCATTGAAAATAGCTGATGCGCAAATCCTGTATGATGCCACCCATGACCGTTTAACAGGACTATTTAATCGCGCATTCATCGAAGATAGATTAAATGATTTGCTTAATCCCCAAGATTTATCTCCCAAAAATCTATCCCAATCCATTAATAATTTCAGTCTTTTAATAGCTGTTCTCTGGATTAATCTTGATCGGTTTAAAAATATCAATGATATTTTTGGACATCCCATCGGCAATTTGCTATTAGTCGAAGTTGGTAAATGTTTGCGAAGTTGTGTACCAATTACAGCTTCCATCGCTCGTTTTGGGGGAGCAGAGTTTGTCATCTTACTAGAAAATGTGGCAAATGAGCAGTCAGTCCTCAATATCGCCGATCGCATTCAAAAAAGGCTCCAAGAAACATTTTTGGTTCAAGGTAATGAAATTGCGATCGCTGCCAATATTGGGATCAAGTTCCATCACATTGATCATTTCACCGAGCAAATAGACGCTCAGAACACTTCTGAATTAGTTTCTCCTGAAACCATCCTCAGAGATGCCGATACAGCCATGTACTATGCCAAAAAACTAGGCAATTCCTATAGCAAAGTATTTGAGGTTGCCATGCGTGAGCGTGTACTTGAGCGACTCCAACTCGAAAAGGATTTGCGCCAAGCTGTAGCGATCGCCCAAGATCCCCATAATCAAGATCCCCACAATCAAGATCATCAAGAATTTCTAATCTACTATCAGCCCATTGTCTCCCTTCGCAGTATGCAGATTGTGGGATTGGAAGCTCTCATTCGCTGGCGACATCCTCAACGGGGCTTAATTTCTCCCACGTACTTCATCCCCCTCGCCGAAGAAACAGGACTGATCATTCCCATTGGAGATTGGATCATGCGCCATGCCTGTTACCAGCTTAAATCTTGGCATCAACGCTTTGCTAAGGCAAAGGATATCACCATCAGCGTCAATCTCTCACCAAAGCAACTTGCCCAAGATGATGTACTTGAGAAGTGCCTCAATGTCCTCCAACAAACCGATCTAGAGCCAAAGTATCTCAAAATAGAGCTAACCGAAAGTTCAATTATGGAGAATCCTAATTTTGCGGTGAGCATTCTTAGAAAAATGCAGGAAGCAGGGATTAACATCTATATCGATGATTTCGGCACAGGCTATTCTTCCCTTGCCTATCTGCATAAGTTTCCCTTTGATGGATTAAAAATAGATCGTTCCTTTGTAAATAATATCCATGCCGATAATAATGGTACGGAAATCATTCAAGCCATTATTGCGCTGGCTCAAAGTGTCAATGCCCATATCGTAGCTGAGGGCATTGAGAGCCTCGATCAGTTAAATTATCTGCAAGATTTACTTAGTGAAGAAGGTGATGGACAAGGCTTTTTCCTGTTTCGTCCCATTGATCGCCTTGGTATTGAAGCACTTCTGGAAACTGAATAA
- a CDS encoding amino acid ABC transporter permease — protein MTQNSVTLPPQASFSPWQWAKKNLFSSWFNTVLTFICIWFLYQLVSNFWIWATTKAQWAVVGSNLRLFLVGLYPVSEFWRLWSILAIAGTLSGISWGVWGRFSRTVAIAIGALSIALAILLPVDIISKVLTLAISGVIALGFVIGQQCKRLESSSLFLAIAWFASLPISLWLVGGNLGLTAVDVNVWNGLVLTLIVAIAGIVFSFPLGVMLALGRQSTLPLIKIFCVFYIELVRGLPLIGILFMAQVMLPLFLPAGLEVDRVLRAIAAFVFFSAAYLAENVRGGLQSIPKGQAEAARALGLSIPLTIALIILPQALKASIPAIVGQFIGLFKDTSLVAIVGLVDLMGVARTVLSQPEFIGRYAEVYLFVALIYWVFCFSMSQASQKLERKLNK, from the coding sequence ATGACGCAAAATTCAGTCACACTGCCACCCCAAGCATCATTTAGTCCTTGGCAATGGGCGAAGAAAAATCTATTTAGTAGTTGGTTTAACACTGTACTCACATTTATTTGTATTTGGTTTCTATATCAACTTGTGAGTAATTTCTGGATTTGGGCAACCACTAAGGCTCAATGGGCAGTTGTGGGCAGTAATTTACGTCTATTTTTAGTGGGACTGTATCCTGTAAGCGAATTTTGGCGATTGTGGAGTATTTTAGCGATCGCAGGAACTTTGTCAGGAATATCGTGGGGCGTATGGGGCAGATTTAGTCGTACTGTGGCGATCGCCATTGGCGCATTATCGATTGCCCTCGCGATTTTGCTACCTGTTGATATCATCTCGAAGGTGTTGACTTTAGCAATTAGTGGTGTAATTGCACTGGGCTTTGTGATTGGGCAGCAATGTAAAAGACTTGAGTCGAGTTCGCTATTCTTGGCGATCGCATGGTTTGCCTCTTTACCGATTTCCCTATGGCTAGTGGGTGGTAATTTGGGGCTAACTGCCGTTGATGTCAATGTTTGGAATGGACTAGTTTTAACTTTAATCGTAGCGATCGCAGGAATTGTCTTTTCTTTTCCGTTAGGCGTGATGCTGGCTTTAGGAAGACAAAGTACTCTACCTTTGATCAAAATATTTTGTGTCTTTTATATTGAACTAGTACGCGGGCTCCCCCTCATTGGCATTCTGTTTATGGCTCAGGTTATGCTGCCCTTGTTTTTACCCGCAGGCTTAGAAGTTGATCGGGTCTTGAGAGCGATCGCTGCCTTTGTCTTTTTCAGTGCAGCTTATCTTGCCGAAAATGTGCGTGGTGGTTTGCAGTCAATTCCTAAAGGTCAAGCCGAAGCCGCTAGAGCCTTGGGACTAAGCATCCCCTTAACGATTGCTTTAATCATTTTGCCGCAAGCGCTCAAAGCATCAATTCCTGCGATCGTTGGTCAGTTCATTGGTTTATTTAAAGATACTTCCCTTGTAGCGATCGTCGGACTCGTTGATCTGATGGGTGTCGCCAGAACTGTCCTGTCACAGCCAGAATTTATTGGTCGCTATGCTGAGGTTTATCTATTTGTGGCTTTGATTTATTGGGTGTTCTGTTTCTCGATGTCCCAAGCTAGCCAGAAGTTAGAAAGGAAACTGAATAAGTAA
- a CDS encoding tetratricopeptide repeat protein translates to MLTNYLAKTLTRSLLSGGILSGGMYFYLNPQPSYALPQQSPTLISSLDAAALYARGVQKQRKGDFKGAIADYTASIRLNPKNADAYFNRGFVNRIRELGGNL, encoded by the coding sequence ATGTTAACCAACTATTTGGCTAAGACTTTGACGAGATCACTTTTATCTGGAGGGATTTTATCTGGAGGAATGTATTTCTATCTCAATCCTCAGCCATCCTATGCTTTACCTCAACAGTCTCCAACCTTGATTTCATCTTTGGATGCCGCAGCTTTATACGCGAGAGGAGTGCAGAAACAACGGAAGGGAGATTTCAAAGGTGCGATCGCTGACTACACAGCATCAATTCGGCTCAACCCTAAAAATGCTGATGCCTACTTCAATCGTGGGTTTGTCAACAGAATACGAGAACTGGGCGGTAATCTGTAG